A window from Candidatus Woesearchaeota archaeon encodes these proteins:
- a CDS encoding HIT family protein, translating to MSLDIFCKLYEPWKKAGKIIYENDHAYAILSVTPATPGHAIVISKSHVETLDELRGESLEGFVDAIPATLSAIQDLYQTNPAALVEFYQNLRDNPPVPVSAKKAKKMLRHKHLLASPDWSHNVGYNVGEYAGQMVNHLHAQLFPRRERGPGIVTAMEDFFSPEIKAQAKKLLHTIAQYFR from the coding sequence ATGAGTTTAGACATATTTTGTAAATTATACGAACCTTGGAAAAAAGCAGGAAAAATCATTTATGAAAATGATCATGCTTACGCAATATTATCAGTCACACCTGCAACTCCTGGACATGCAATAGTTATTTCTAAATCTCATGTTGAAACGTTAGACGAATTAAGAGGAGAATCATTAGAAGGATTCGTGGACGCAATACCTGCAACATTAAGTGCAATTCAAGATCTATACCAAACAAATCCTGCAGCACTAGTTGAATTCTATCAAAATTTAAGAGATAATCCTCCCGTACCTGTATCTGCAAAAAAAGCTAAAAAAATGCTGAGACATAAACATTTACTCGCATCACCCGATTGGTCACATAACGTAGGATATAATGTTGGAGAATATGCAGGTCAAATGGTTAATCACTTACACGCACAATTATTTCCTCGCAGAGAGCGCGGTCCTGGAATTGTAACTGCAATGGAAGATTTCTTTAGTCCTGAAATTAAAGCTCAAGCTAAAAAACTTCTGCACACAATAGCACAATATTTTAGATAA